A single window of Gammaproteobacteria bacterium DNA harbors:
- a CDS encoding helix-hairpin-helix domain-containing protein, giving the protein MKKVSQANEAHFLEQIPNVGKAVVHDLHLLGIQQPHDLKKRDAYQLYVALCEKTRLYHDPCMLDTLIAAVYFMDGKGAKKWWDFTIERKARFHEVEAQVKIFKR; this is encoded by the coding sequence ATGAAGAAAGTTAGTCAGGCTAATGAAGCGCATTTTCTGGAGCAAATTCCTAATGTAGGTAAGGCGGTGGTGCATGATTTGCATCTGCTGGGTATACAACAGCCGCATGATTTGAAAAAGCGCGATGCTTATCAGTTGTACGTTGCCTTATGTGAAAAAACGCGCCTTTATCATGATCCTTGTATGCTCGATACTTTAATTGCAGCTGTGTATTTTATGGATGGGAAAGGGGCAAAGAAGTGGTGGGATTTTACGATTGAGCGAAAAGCGCGTTTCCATGAAGTCGAAGCGCAAGTCAAAATATTTAAGCGTTAA